In Halodesulfovibrio aestuarii DSM 17919 = ATCC 29578, the genomic stretch AACAGCGATGCATGCCTTATGCTGCCCGGCACAATTGTTCTCTTTGATCACCTTTACAATAAGCTTTGCATGCTCAACCTCGCGGATAACCTTCCCGTCAAGATGGATCGAGCAGCGGTTGAACGCACACCGGAAGCACCTTGCATTGGCGAAGTAACCACCATACCGGACAAGGCTTCCTACATGCGCAACGTGCAGAAGGTACAGGAACAGCTACGGCAGGGTGAGGCCATTCAGGTTGTAGTATCAACCCGTTTTCAGGCTTCATTCGAAGGTGATCCTTTTGTTCTCTATCGCAGATTACGACAAATTAACCCGTCACCATACATGTTCTTCATGCGTCTTTCACACATCACGCTCATCGGCTCTTCACCGGAGACAATGGTACGATGCCAGAACAACGTAGTGGAAGTCTGCCCTATCGCCGGCACACGTCCACGAGGCGCAACAGATGCTGAGGATGCACAGCTGGCAGAAGATCTTCTTGCCGATCCGAAAGAACGCGCAGAACACGTAATGCTCGTAGACCTTGGACGAAACGACGTGGGACGCATCGCCGAAGCCGGCACAGTGTCCGTAGACAAATTTATGCAAGTCGAACGATTCAGCCATGTAATGCACATGACTTCATACGTGAAAGCACAACTTAAAAAGGGATATGATGCTCTCGACGTACTCGGAGCAACGTTCCCCGCAGGAACCGTAAGCGGCGCACCAAAGATTCGCGCCATCGAAATTATTGGAGAAACAGAAGCAGTCTCCCGAGGCGCCTACGCAGGAACCATCGGCTGGCTCGGTCTGGATAAGGAGTCCGTGAACCTCGATACCGGTATTCTTATCCGCACAATGTGGGTCAAAGACAACACTGTCCAATGGCAGTGCGGTGCGGGCATCGTTCATGACTCCATTCCTGAAAAGGAATGGGAAGAATGTCAGAACAAAGGCCGCGTACTCAAAGTGACTCTGAACGCCACAGGCCAAGCCGACGTTTTTGCAGGGCGATAATTAGACAATTTATTATTTCGCCTCCGGTGGTTGGAGGAAACCTTTTTTACGAGAGGTTCTCCCTCAGCTCTCCTTCCTAAAAATTTTATTTGCGAAACAGTTTCATCCACACAAAACATCACGGCTAAAGCCCCATGTGGATACCAAACAGACTCGCAATGGAGATAGTATGTTTCTTCTTATTGATAATTACGATTCCTTTACCTTTAACTTGGTGCAGGCATTCCAGAAAACCGGACGATATCCACACGTTGTCCGCAATGATGATCCTGAATTGTTGGAGCTTGCAGCAAGCGGAAAACTAGAGATGGTGTGTATCTCCCCCGGGCCGGGAAAACCGGAAAATGCAGGGCTGTGCCTAGAATTTTTAGCTCTGCTCCCTAAAGAAGTCCCCGTTCTGGGGGTTTGTTTAGGACATCAGGTTCTAGCCCATTTTGCAGGAGCCACTGTGGATGTTGCTCCGCGCATTATGCACGGGAAACATTCGAACATTGACCATACAGGCGAAGGGCTTTTTGAGGGAATAGCATCCCCAATGCAGGTAGCGCGCTACCATTCACTGATTATTACAAAAAATGAAGACACATTAATTGTTCCAACGTCCTCCACACAGACACCGGACGGCGAAGAGGAGATTATGAGCATAAAATATGCTGACCGCCCTTGGGTTGGTGTCCAGTTTCATCCCGAATCAATTCTGACACCAGAAGGTGAAACGATGCTGAAAAACTTTCCAGACAAAGTTTTAGTAAAAAGCTCATAATCTCCTCTCCCCAAAAGGTCTGTAACACAACGACCAAGGGATTCTTTTAAGCAACAGGAGTCCCTCATAGGAGGTACCATAATGGATAAAAGGAACAAGAAAATGAATACGACACAGATATTAGAACAGTTGGCGGACGGAAAACATCTGAACGGAGATGTCGCTCACTGCGTCTTTACCGAATTGATGGACGGCAAAATGACATCCGGTCAGGCAGGCTCTTTATTGATGGGGTTACGCCAGAAAGGCGAAACTGCAGAAGAGATTCATGCTGCGGTGCGTGTTTGTCTTGAACGTGCCAAACCTGTTGAAGCAATTGAAGGCGCAACTATCGATCTGGTTGGCACAGGCGGCGATGGTAAGCATTCTTTTAACTGTTCCACAGCCACAGCGCTTACACTTGCGGGGATGGGCTATACGGTAACAAAGCATGGTAACCGCGCAGTGTCTTCATCATGCGGCAGCGCAGATGCTGTTGAAGGTCTTGGGCTACCGCTCCGTTTGTTACCGGAAGAGATTCCTGCAGAGCTTGCAAAACGCAACTTCGCTTTCTTGTTCGCACCTGATTATCACCCTGCATTCAAGCACGTAATGCCGGTTCGCAAAGAACTTGGGTACCGCACCCTGTTTAACCTGCTCGGCCCGCTGCTTAACCCAGCCCGTCCAACCCATATGCTGCTTGGTGTTGCTAAACCGGAGTTTATGGAAATTATGGCAGAAGTACTGGCGCAGGCCGGTGTTGAGCGTGCAGCGGTTGTCCATGGCGCAGGTGGATATGATGAACTAACCACAAACGGTATAGCGAAAGTGATTTTCGTAGAAAACGGAACTATCCGTCACGCGGAGCTTGATCCGGCAGAGTTTGGATTTGAACCATGTGCAGAAGATGATCTTGCAGTTCAAGGGAAAGAGGAAGGATTAGCAGTGCTACACGAGTTACTGGAAGGGAAAGGCCCAAAAGCGATGCAGGATATGCTGGCATTGAACACAGGCATGGCATTGCACCTTATTACTAATGAACCACTTAAAACCTGTATGGAACGCGCACGCGAAGCCGTTGCGGCAGGAGTCGGAAGGAAAGTCCTCGATGCTTAATAAGTTTCTTGCAGCGAAGCATGCTGAAATAGCACGACTTGTTCAATTGAATAACAATAATGCGTTGCCAGCGGCCTACAAAGGTGAACGTATCCCATTTGCTGCTACGTTGCGTGCAAACAAACTGGCCTGCATTGCTGAATATAAACGTGCTTCTCCTTCCCGTGGTGATATTGCACCACACCTTTCTCCTGAAGATGTAGCAGAGCAATATGCAAAAGCAGGAGCAACAGCACTTTCAGTGCTAACTGAAGAAAAGTACTTTAAAGGTAAGCTTGAGTACTTAGAACGTATGCAGTTTGTTGGCCTACCAATGTTACGCAAGGATTTTATTGTACATCCTTTGCAAGTTATTGAGACAGCATCTACACCCGCATCCGCTCAGCTGCTCATTGCGCGTATGTTTAATTCACCAGCAGAAATTGCTGAATTAATTGAACTTGGAGCATCGTTTGGAATTGAAAGTGTCGTAGAGGTCTTCAACCACACGGACCTTGTTCTCGCCAGACTTGCTAACGCTACAATAATTCAGGTAAACAATAGAAATCTAGACACCTTGGAAACAGACCTTGCTATATGCAAGCGTATGATTCCTCACCGCAGAACTGCCGAAGTATGGATAGCGGCCAGCGGTATTTCGTCGTCAACACAACGACGCCAAGTTGAAGCGGCGGGATACGATGCAATGCTGGTCGGCACAGCCCTTATGCAGGATGGAGAACCGCAAAAGGCGCTTACTCGCCTACTCGAATAACCTCAAGGAGAGCATTTATGGCGCACAAAGAATCCTTTGTGAAAGTATGTGGCATTACCACACAGCAGGATGCAGATTTATGCATCAAACTGGGCGCAGATCTCATCGGGTTTATCTTTGATGAAAAAAGCCCCAGAGCTATGACAGTGGAAAAGGTAAAAGCCATTGAGACAGAAGACGTCATGCGCGTCGGTGTTTTTACGCACCAGACAGCAGACGAAGTGCGTCTAATAATGCAGCGGGCAAAACTACATCTTGCTCAACTTCATAATGATCAGGACACAAAATTTGCGGCCAGAGTTGGCAAGCAGAAGGTAATGAAAGTGTTCTGGCCTGCCCGCTACGAAACACGGGAAGAGCTTGAGGCTGAAATGAAAAAGTTTGTGGATTGCTCACGTTTTTTCCTTATGGACGCCGGAACATCCGGCGGCGGACACGGCAAAGCACAGGACTGGGGCTTCCTTAACGGACTGCGCGGATACAAAACATGGTTTGTCGCAGGCGGTATTGGCCCGGATAACGTAACAGAAGTGCTCAAAGGGTGCGCCCCCTGCGGCATCGACG encodes the following:
- a CDS encoding anthranilate synthase component I family protein, with protein sequence MKIKLQQTGQWLAADIQTPISLFLGLVGTSQGFLLESAEVDGRRGRYSVIGFNLLLRLGCKNGKLEVASRDSRLNELKEYEGMDFIEGARKVMEAIHIEPQDDMKELPAIARGLFGYFGYTTIGMFEKKLEEVLPPENSDACLMLPGTIVLFDHLYNKLCMLNLADNLPVKMDRAAVERTPEAPCIGEVTTIPDKASYMRNVQKVQEQLRQGEAIQVVVSTRFQASFEGDPFVLYRRLRQINPSPYMFFMRLSHITLIGSSPETMVRCQNNVVEVCPIAGTRPRGATDAEDAQLAEDLLADPKERAEHVMLVDLGRNDVGRIAEAGTVSVDKFMQVERFSHVMHMTSYVKAQLKKGYDALDVLGATFPAGTVSGAPKIRAIEIIGETEAVSRGAYAGTIGWLGLDKESVNLDTGILIRTMWVKDNTVQWQCGAGIVHDSIPEKEWEECQNKGRVLKVTLNATGQADVFAGR
- a CDS encoding anthranilate synthase component II, whose translation is MFLLIDNYDSFTFNLVQAFQKTGRYPHVVRNDDPELLELAASGKLEMVCISPGPGKPENAGLCLEFLALLPKEVPVLGVCLGHQVLAHFAGATVDVAPRIMHGKHSNIDHTGEGLFEGIASPMQVARYHSLIITKNEDTLIVPTSSTQTPDGEEEIMSIKYADRPWVGVQFHPESILTPEGETMLKNFPDKVLVKSS
- the trpD gene encoding anthranilate phosphoribosyltransferase → MDKRNKKMNTTQILEQLADGKHLNGDVAHCVFTELMDGKMTSGQAGSLLMGLRQKGETAEEIHAAVRVCLERAKPVEAIEGATIDLVGTGGDGKHSFNCSTATALTLAGMGYTVTKHGNRAVSSSCGSADAVEGLGLPLRLLPEEIPAELAKRNFAFLFAPDYHPAFKHVMPVRKELGYRTLFNLLGPLLNPARPTHMLLGVAKPEFMEIMAEVLAQAGVERAAVVHGAGGYDELTTNGIAKVIFVENGTIRHAELDPAEFGFEPCAEDDLAVQGKEEGLAVLHELLEGKGPKAMQDMLALNTGMALHLITNEPLKTCMERAREAVAAGVGRKVLDA
- a CDS encoding indole-3-glycerol phosphate synthase TrpC codes for the protein MLNKFLAAKHAEIARLVQLNNNNALPAAYKGERIPFAATLRANKLACIAEYKRASPSRGDIAPHLSPEDVAEQYAKAGATALSVLTEEKYFKGKLEYLERMQFVGLPMLRKDFIVHPLQVIETASTPASAQLLIARMFNSPAEIAELIELGASFGIESVVEVFNHTDLVLARLANATIIQVNNRNLDTLETDLAICKRMIPHRRTAEVWIAASGISSSTQRRQVEAAGYDAMLVGTALMQDGEPQKALTRLLE
- a CDS encoding phosphoribosylanthranilate isomerase, which produces MAHKESFVKVCGITTQQDADLCIKLGADLIGFIFDEKSPRAMTVEKVKAIETEDVMRVGVFTHQTADEVRLIMQRAKLHLAQLHNDQDTKFAARVGKQKVMKVFWPARYETREELEAEMKKFVDCSRFFLMDAGTSGGGHGKAQDWGFLNGLRGYKTWFVAGGIGPDNVTEVLKGCAPCGIDVNSGVESEPGKKDPEKLRIVMEALSAPILP